The bacterium genome window below encodes:
- the hypB gene encoding hydrogenase nickel incorporation protein HypB yields MKNKVKTIKVGASILKENDKISEENRLLFEKNNVCCINVMGSPGSGKTSLLEKTIPKLKLKNIKPGVIEGDIEGTLDGERLLKYGIPVVQINTGGACHLDANMVKKGLENLNLNEIDILFIENVGNLVCPAAFTLGESYNVIISSCPEGEEKPLKYPLMFNISNICLLNKMDLSEHLDFNTKQFKEYLFKVAPDTKLIPLSSKTGDGFEEWLDFLYLSAPENKKERIVVVGLGDRMKGDDAAGCEIAEQLHKEDISENVKIINAENAIENYIGVIKGFKPDRIYFVDAVDFSGTPGEVRLMEAGSLVSNTSSTHTLALPLIIENIKAETSAKCTIVGVQPKKILFSQKISNEVREGIMNAVKMLREILWKKR; encoded by the coding sequence ATGAAGAATAAGGTTAAAACAATTAAGGTAGGAGCAAGCATATTGAAAGAAAATGATAAAATATCTGAAGAGAATAGGTTATTATTTGAAAAAAACAATGTGTGCTGTATAAATGTTATGGGGTCTCCCGGTTCGGGTAAAACATCTCTACTTGAGAAGACAATACCTAAACTTAAATTAAAAAATATAAAACCTGGGGTTATAGAGGGAGATATAGAAGGAACGTTAGATGGTGAACGGCTTTTAAAATATGGTATACCTGTGGTGCAGATAAACACAGGGGGAGCGTGTCATCTGGATGCCAATATGGTAAAGAAAGGCCTTGAGAACCTCAATTTGAATGAGATAGATATCCTATTTATTGAAAATGTTGGCAATCTTGTATGCCCTGCTGCGTTTACTCTCGGCGAAAGTTACAACGTTATTATTTCAAGTTGCCCAGAAGGAGAGGAAAAACCTTTAAAATATCCTTTGATGTTTAATATTTCTAATATATGCCTCCTTAATAAAATGGACTTGTCTGAACATTTGGATTTTAATACCAAACAATTTAAAGAGTACCTATTTAAGGTTGCGCCAGATACTAAACTTATACCGCTATCTTCAAAAACAGGAGATGGTTTTGAAGAATGGTTAGATTTTCTTTACTTGTCTGCCCCTGAAAATAAAAAAGAACGTATAGTGGTGGTAGGTTTGGGGGATAGGATGAAAGGGGACGATGCAGCAGGATGCGAAATAGCTGAACAACTTCATAAAGAGGATATCTCAGAGAATGTAAAAATAATTAATGCTGAAAACGCTATAGAAAACTATATTGGCGTGATAAAAGGATTTAAGCCAGATAGAATATATTTTGTTGACGCTGTTGACTTTAGTGGAACTCCAGGAGAAGTAAGACTTATGGAGGCAGGTTCTCTGGTAAGCAACACCTCTTCAACACATACTTTAGCTTTGCCGTTGATAATAGAAAATATTAAAGCAGAAACTTCTGCAAAATGTACTATCGTTGGAGTTCAACCTAAAAAGATATTGTTTTCACAGAAGATTTCAAATGAGGTTAGGGAAGGTATTATGAATGCAGTTAAAATGTTGAGGGAAATATTATGGAAAAAGAGATAG
- a CDS encoding cyclophilin-like fold protein, translating to MEKEIVMKYANKEIKILMKDSRLAKAICEKLPFKVNVNVWGREIYFEIPVKSSITDSVIELEEGDVAYWPDGRCLCFFFGPTPASTGTKPKAAGYVEVVGRVTSDLKELEKVKSGEEVVIE from the coding sequence ATGGAAAAAGAGATAGTTATGAAGTATGCAAATAAAGAAATCAAAATTTTAATGAAAGATAGCCGTTTAGCAAAAGCAATATGTGAGAAATTACCGTTTAAGGTGAATGTAAATGTTTGGGGTAGAGAAATCTATTTTGAGATACCTGTAAAGTCCAGTATAACAGACTCTGTAATAGAACTTGAAGAAGGAGATGTGGCTTACTGGCCAGATGGAAGGTGTCTATGCTTTTTTTTCGGACCCACCCCAGCAAGCACAGGAACAAAACCAAAAGCTGCCGGTTATGTTGAGGTGGTTGGAAGGGTTACTTCTGATTTGAAAGAACTTGAAAAGGTGAAATCAGGAGAAGAGGTGGTAATTGAATGA
- a CDS encoding ATP-binding protein, with translation MIRDILIIQKRELEQKQKERFIERQVDYTTPMKNDLVKVIIGPRRAGKSSLAFNMLKSLKEKFGYVNFDDERLVGIKNYDDIINAIESVYDNPKFILFDEIQNLTKWELFVNRLQRQGYNLVITGSNSNLLSKELASHLTGRHILINILPFSFAEFLTAGAEHLILTESEKRAKLSDYIYCGGYPEPLFKQLDEKEYLATLYNSIIYKDIISRFKIRIVPAIENLAGYLLSNTGREFSYNTLCKISGCGSVHTVDKYLQYLEESFLFFKIHRFSPNFEGQLSSNKKVYCIDNGFIQSRSFKTEDYISTLYENVVAVKLKKDEMNGGAKVFYWKHPLQQEVDFVLKDGVEVKKLIQVCWNIEDVQKREKKEKSLMKAGNQVKCDNLFVLNDNYEGEEEFTWFGVTRTIKYISLWKWLLE, from the coding sequence ATGATTAGAGATATTTTGATTATTCAAAAGCGAGAACTGGAACAAAAACAGAAAGAAAGGTTTATTGAGAGGCAGGTTGATTATACAACACCTATGAAAAACGATTTAGTAAAGGTGATTATTGGTCCTCGCCGGGCGGGAAAATCTTCACTTGCTTTCAATATGCTTAAATCATTAAAAGAAAAATTTGGTTATGTCAATTTTGATGATGAAAGACTTGTTGGGATTAAAAATTATGATGATATCATTAATGCTATTGAGTCTGTTTACGACAACCCAAAATTTATTTTGTTTGATGAAATACAGAACCTTACCAAATGGGAACTGTTTGTAAACCGTTTACAAAGGCAAGGGTACAACCTTGTTATTACTGGTAGTAACTCAAATCTTTTAAGCAAAGAACTTGCTTCTCATCTTACCGGTAGACATATCTTGATAAATATTTTGCCTTTTTCGTTTGCGGAGTTTTTAACAGCAGGGGCAGAACATCTAATCCTAACAGAAAGCGAAAAGAGAGCAAAACTTTCAGACTATATTTACTGTGGTGGATACCCTGAACCTCTTTTTAAACAACTGGATGAAAAAGAATATCTTGCTACTCTTTATAACTCAATTATTTATAAAGATATCATTAGCCGATTTAAAATTCGTATTGTGCCAGCAATAGAAAACCTTGCGGGATATCTTTTATCTAATACAGGTAGAGAGTTTTCTTATAATACATTGTGTAAAATTTCTGGTTGTGGAAGTGTCCATACAGTAGACAAGTATCTACAATACCTTGAAGAGTCTTTTCTATTTTTTAAAATACATAGGTTCTCTCCTAACTTTGAAGGGCAACTAAGTTCTAATAAGAAAGTCTACTGTATTGATAATGGTTTTATTCAAAGCAGATCTTTTAAGACAGAAGACTATATTTCAACCCTATACGAAAATGTTGTAGCGGTTAAACTCAAGAAAGACGAGATGAACGGAGGGGCAAAGGTATTTTACTGGAAACACCCTCTTCAACAGGAGGTTGATTTTGTCCTTAAAGATGGTGTAGAAGTAAAGAAATTGATACAGGTATGTTGGAATATTGAAGATGTACAAAAAAGAGAGAAAAAAGAAAAATCTTTGATGAAAGCAGGTAATCAAGTAAAATGCGATAACTTGTTTGTTCTTAATGATAATTATGAAGGGGAAGAAGAATTTACATGGTTTGGGGTAACCAGAACAATTAAATATATTTCTTTATGGAAATGGTTACTTGAGTAA
- the hypF gene encoding carbamoyltransferase HypF yields MMRKKLKICKNGLPNNTPSKIKLPPDISICNECLEELFSPHNRRYLYPFINCSNCGPKFSIVKDISYNRDKTSMYKFSMCPDCYNEYTNPSDRRFHTQSVCCPVCGPKYLLFDKKGTQVGTSLDAIKKAVSFVEEGHIVAMKGIGGYHLVCDATKVETVKTLRVRKKRGDKPFALMSKDINTIKQYCIVNKEEKETLLSKRAPVVILRRKKNCCLPSDIAPNNKYLGFFLPYTPAHYILFYFGRFDTIIATSANISDEPTFYQDADVCDNLSVVADYILTNNRKIEIGCDDSVVKIEKFNKKTHILRRSRGFVPEPIRTPFSVSQPVFATGADMKNTFSFGVGNNIFTSQHIGNLENLKSFLFYKNSYQHWKKITGFTPKLVACDLHPDYMSSSFAKEVAQKEGVPYVGVQHHHSHIAACMLENMLPNKDVIGIALDGTGFGEAEDIRGCEVMIASYSGYKRYAWLDYIGLPGGDISVKEVWRTGLSYLYNSFGKDVSGMNISLFKDVPFKKMYGVYEMLKKDINCTLASSMGRLFDGVASIIGLQNEVSFDAQAAIALEMVANKSSSTFYSFDIKQAKDKGSFVIDYTPVIRDIVKDILKNKDVGLISCKFHKGVVEIITEICKAIKQEKNISATVLTGGVFQNSFLMKMMSEKLTNEGFQVYTHSLLPSNDGGISAGQVAVASFSQLAEF; encoded by the coding sequence ATGATGAGAAAAAAACTGAAAATATGTAAAAACGGTCTTCCTAACAATACACCAAGCAAGATTAAACTGCCTCCAGACATCTCTATATGCAATGAGTGCCTTGAAGAACTCTTTTCACCACACAACAGAAGGTATCTATACCCTTTTATAAATTGTTCTAACTGCGGACCTAAATTTTCTATCGTTAAAGATATCTCCTACAATAGAGATAAAACCTCTATGTATAAGTTTTCGATGTGTCCTGATTGTTATAACGAATATACCAACCCATCAGATAGACGGTTTCACACACAATCTGTATGTTGTCCTGTATGTGGTCCAAAATATCTATTGTTTGATAAAAAAGGTACACAGGTAGGAACCTCCTTAGATGCAATAAAAAAAGCGGTCTCTTTTGTAGAAGAAGGGCATATAGTTGCAATGAAAGGGATAGGCGGGTACCACCTTGTTTGTGATGCTACAAAAGTGGAGACGGTAAAAACTCTTAGAGTAAGAAAAAAAAGAGGAGATAAACCGTTTGCGCTTATGTCAAAGGATATAAATACAATAAAACAATATTGTATTGTAAATAAAGAAGAAAAAGAAACTCTTCTTTCAAAGAGAGCGCCTGTGGTTATTTTAAGGAGAAAAAAAAATTGTTGTTTGCCCAGCGATATTGCTCCTAACAATAAATATTTAGGTTTTTTTCTACCATACACTCCTGCCCATTATATCTTATTCTATTTTGGTAGGTTTGACACAATCATTGCAACCAGTGCAAATATATCTGATGAACCTACTTTTTATCAAGATGCAGATGTTTGTGATAATCTTTCTGTTGTTGCAGACTACATTCTTACCAATAACAGAAAAATAGAGATAGGTTGTGATGATTCTGTTGTAAAAATTGAGAAATTTAACAAAAAAACACATATACTGAGAAGGTCTCGAGGGTTTGTACCAGAACCTATAAGAACACCTTTTTCTGTTTCGCAACCAGTCTTTGCAACAGGTGCTGATATGAAAAATACCTTTTCTTTTGGGGTAGGGAACAATATTTTTACAAGCCAACATATTGGAAATCTTGAAAACCTAAAATCTTTTTTATTCTATAAAAACAGTTACCAACATTGGAAAAAGATTACTGGGTTTACACCAAAATTAGTGGCTTGCGACCTTCATCCTGATTATATGTCCAGTAGTTTTGCTAAAGAAGTGGCACAGAAAGAAGGTGTTCCTTATGTTGGAGTTCAGCATCACCACTCCCATATTGCTGCTTGTATGCTTGAAAATATGCTTCCAAATAAAGACGTTATAGGTATTGCTTTAGACGGAACAGGGTTTGGAGAAGCAGAGGATATTAGGGGGTGTGAGGTTATGATTGCCTCTTATAGCGGATATAAAAGGTATGCTTGGCTCGATTACATAGGGTTACCTGGGGGGGACATCTCTGTTAAAGAAGTATGGAGAACAGGGTTGTCATATCTTTATAACTCTTTTGGTAAAGATGTTTCTGGTATGAATATATCTTTATTTAAAGATGTTCCTTTTAAAAAGATGTATGGGGTTTATGAGATGCTAAAAAAAGATATTAACTGTACTCTTGCCTCCAGTATGGGGCGGTTGTTTGACGGTGTTGCTTCAATAATAGGGTTACAAAATGAGGTATCTTTTGATGCCCAAGCAGCCATTGCACTTGAAATGGTTGCAAATAAATCTTCTTCTACATTTTATTCGTTTGATATAAAACAAGCGAAAGACAAAGGTTCTTTTGTTATAGATTATACGCCTGTAATAAGAGATATTGTTAAAGATATCCTCAAAAATAAAGATGTTGGTCTTATCTCTTGCAAGTTTCACAAAGGAGTGGTTGAAATAATTACAGAAATATGTAAAGCCATAAAACAAGAAAAGAATATATCTGCAACAGTCCTTACTGGCGGGGTTTTCCAAAACTCGTTTCTTATGAAAATGATGAGCGAAAAACTTACCAACGAAGGTTTTCAAGTATACACCCATAGTCTGTTACCTTCCAATGATGGCGGTATATCTGCAGGGCAAGTTGCTGTTGCTTCTTTTAGTCAGTTGGCTGAATTTTAA
- a CDS encoding V-type ATP synthase subunit A: MAQQGRIIKVSGPLVQAEGMSGAKMYDVVRVGDVRLVGEVIRIEDNIASIQVYEETESLKVGDPVYETGVPLEVELGPGLLTNIFDGIQRPLSKLEAGGDFILRGLEMPPLDREKKWKFTPFVSKGDHLKGGDIVGEVQETPLLMHKIMLPPYLEGELIEIKAGDFTVEDVIGKIKTNKGETPFYLMQKWPVRQRRPVKNKLSPDQPLVTGQRIIDTLFPVMKGGTACIPGPFGSGKTVVMHQVAKWADAQIIVYIGCGERGNEMADVLIEFPELKDPASDRPLMERTILIANTSNMPVAAREASIYTGITLGEYFRDMGYSVALMADSTSRWAEALREMSGRMEEMPGEEGYPAYLGTSVASFYERAGKVSCLGQAEKTGSLSVIGAVSPPGGDLTDPVVQMTLRVVKVFWGLDDKLAYQRHFPAINWLTSYSLYEDNIKDFLTKDVGEDFIKNKNDTIVILEKEADLNEIVRLVGMETLSAQDRLVLETARSIREDFLHQSAFDERDSYTTLQKQYKMLNSILLFHRLASKKISEGADLDEIMKMDIREAIVKARYIPPTRLTEFDALEQDIHKAFEFKIQPTD, translated from the coding sequence ATGGCTCAACAAGGTAGAATAATTAAGGTAAGCGGACCTCTTGTTCAAGCAGAAGGAATGAGCGGAGCAAAAATGTATGATGTTGTGAGGGTTGGCGATGTACGGCTTGTTGGAGAAGTAATACGTATTGAAGATAATATCGCCTCTATTCAAGTATATGAAGAGACAGAAAGCCTTAAAGTCGGCGACCCTGTCTATGAAACAGGTGTACCTCTTGAAGTAGAACTTGGTCCTGGACTTCTAACAAATATATTTGACGGGATACAAAGACCTTTGTCTAAACTTGAAGCAGGAGGAGATTTTATACTCAGAGGGTTAGAAATGCCTCCGTTAGACAGGGAAAAGAAGTGGAAATTTACTCCTTTTGTAAGTAAAGGAGACCACCTTAAAGGCGGAGATATTGTTGGCGAAGTGCAGGAAACCCCGTTACTTATGCATAAAATAATGTTACCACCTTATTTGGAAGGTGAATTAATAGAAATAAAAGCAGGAGATTTTACGGTTGAAGATGTTATAGGCAAAATCAAGACAAACAAAGGTGAGACACCTTTCTACCTTATGCAAAAATGGCCTGTACGCCAAAGAAGACCTGTAAAAAACAAACTCTCTCCCGACCAACCTCTTGTTACTGGGCAACGAATTATAGATACACTTTTCCCTGTTATGAAAGGTGGTACTGCTTGTATTCCAGGTCCGTTTGGTAGCGGAAAAACAGTAGTTATGCACCAGGTAGCAAAATGGGCAGACGCACAAATAATAGTTTATATAGGTTGTGGCGAGAGAGGCAATGAGATGGCTGATGTTCTGATAGAGTTCCCTGAACTTAAAGACCCTGCTTCTGACAGACCTTTGATGGAGCGTACCATTCTTATAGCCAATACATCTAATATGCCTGTGGCTGCAAGGGAAGCTTCTATCTATACTGGAATAACTCTTGGAGAATATTTTAGAGATATGGGATATTCTGTAGCATTAATGGCAGATTCAACCAGTAGATGGGCAGAGGCTTTAAGAGAAATGTCAGGTAGAATGGAAGAAATGCCCGGCGAAGAAGGATACCCTGCTTACTTGGGAACAAGTGTAGCATCATTTTATGAAAGAGCAGGAAAAGTCTCTTGCCTTGGACAGGCAGAAAAGACAGGTTCTCTATCTGTTATAGGCGCTGTAAGCCCTCCCGGTGGCGACCTAACAGACCCTGTTGTACAGATGACTCTTAGAGTTGTCAAGGTATTCTGGGGTCTTGACGATAAACTTGCTTATCAGAGGCATTTCCCTGCCATAAACTGGCTTACAAGTTACTCTTTATATGAAGACAATATCAAAGATTTTCTTACTAAAGATGTTGGTGAAGATTTTATTAAAAACAAGAATGATACAATAGTTATACTGGAAAAAGAGGCAGACTTAAATGAGATTGTCCGTCTTGTAGGAATGGAAACTTTATCTGCACAAGATAGACTTGTGCTGGAAACAGCCCGCTCTATTAGAGAAGACTTTCTCCACCAGAGTGCTTTTGATGAAAGAGATTCTTATACTACACTTCAAAAGCAGTATAAAATGCTCAACTCTATACTACTTTTTCATCGTCTGGCAAGTAAAAAAATCTCAGAAGGTGCAGATTTAGACGAAATTATGAAAATGGATATAAGAGAAGCAATTGTAAAAGCAAGATATATACCACCTACACGTCTAACAGAATTTGATGCACTGGAGCAGGATATTCACAAGGCGTTTGAGTTTAAAATTCAGCCAACTGACTAA
- a CDS encoding 4'-phosphopantetheinyl transferase superfamily protein: protein MDIYVGIDILEFNRFQKVLKKRRDRFLDRVYTDKEVANTPKLKEELFLCFTFSFKESIWKALPDYLQKEVGFKDIEIIWRRRKPQIFIKGKHYFKTVSHFFEMDGNVVTLVIITV from the coding sequence GTGGATATATATGTTGGTATAGATATTCTTGAATTTAATAGGTTTCAAAAGGTTCTTAAAAAACGTAGAGATAGGTTTTTAGATAGGGTTTATACAGATAAAGAGGTTGCCAATACACCTAAACTAAAAGAAGAGTTATTTTTATGTTTTACTTTCTCTTTTAAGGAATCTATATGGAAAGCCTTACCAGATTATTTACAGAAAGAGGTTGGCTTTAAGGATATAGAAATTATATGGAGAAGAAGAAAACCTCAAATATTTATTAAGGGCAAGCACTATTTCAAAACAGTATCCCACTTTTTTGAAATGGATGGAAATGTTGTCACTCTGGTTATAATAACAGTATAA
- a CDS encoding type I restriction endonuclease subunit R, with protein MTNFNEDTLVQKPTVDYLKDNLGWESVYAYNRETFDVDGLLGRDSDREVVLKRYLRQALEKLNPQLPETVYEEAVRQVMDYSQSQSLLANNFDKYKLFKDGVLVSFQGSNGEIKKERLKVFDFDDATNNHFMAVRELWVQGSLYRRRVDIAGFVNGIPLLFVECKNIHRNLENAYRKNLADYKDTIPHFFHHNAIIMLANGEKAKIGSITAGYEHFHDWKRLSESDPGIIDMETLLKGVCDKNNFLDIFENFILYDDSKGKRIKILAKNHQYLGVNKVIKALKNPSRAKGKLGVFWHTQGAGKSYSMVFFTTKVHRKIAGNYTFLICTDRDDLDKQIYQTFAGCGIVDNDRNPCRPESGKHLAKLMRQHKAYVFTTIQKFNQDVNTDEGYTKRDDIIVITDEAHRTQYGNLALNMRKALPNANFIGFTGTPLFKDEEITSQVFGNYVSTYDFQRAVEDKSTVPLYYDSRGDTLGVSTSDINERLAEKLEQVDTEDINLRARLEKELRRDYHIITAKRRLKDIAQDFVEHYTTSWEAGKAMFICIDKLTCVKMHKLINLYWKNKEEELSNLLKSASDETREELSNQLKWMQETKMAVIVSEEQGEVDKFRKCGFDITPHRRLMKNGFELSDGTRIDVDSAFKKEEHPFRIAIVCAMWLTGFDVPSLANLYLDKPLKAHTLMQAIARANRVNKDKNNGLIIDYCGILKNLRKALATFAGTTDKGRQGSPGLEKVDPTRTKEQLLGELRETIKMVKEFLSDEKVSLTDIINSSGFERNSNIVLIKEAVNVNDETRKKFEVICREVFIKFKACLTIPEVNEYRGYYSAINIIYKSLQEDRESADISNIIKKLHKIVDEAVVTGTPLEDKSAPYDVSKIDFNLLRTEFEKTRAKNTVVQELKTVIEKKLQQLIMKNPLRTNFQEHYERIIDEYNKEKDRKSIEATFEALLKFYEDLDNEEKRALKEGMDEETLAIYDLLAKPQLTPSEIKKIKRVAEALLVKLKEKLQGLYNWQNREPTRDAVRSLIRDFLWDEKTGLPLQCYAHTEVVKKAQDVFYHIYRAYPSVPSPYYEN; from the coding sequence ATGACTAACTTTAACGAAGATACTCTGGTACAGAAACCAACCGTAGATTACCTCAAAGATAATCTCGGATGGGAATCTGTTTATGCTTATAATCGTGAAACTTTTGACGTTGACGGGCTTCTGGGAAGAGATTCCGACAGGGAGGTTGTACTTAAACGTTATCTACGACAAGCACTTGAAAAACTTAATCCCCAACTGCCTGAAACCGTATATGAAGAGGCGGTGAGGCAGGTTATGGACTATTCCCAGAGCCAATCACTACTTGCCAACAATTTCGATAAATACAAATTATTCAAAGACGGCGTGCTTGTTTCTTTTCAGGGCAGCAACGGGGAGATAAAAAAAGAACGGCTCAAGGTCTTTGATTTTGATGATGCTACAAATAATCACTTTATGGCTGTACGTGAACTGTGGGTACAGGGCAGTCTTTATCGCAGGAGAGTTGATATCGCAGGGTTTGTCAACGGCATACCCCTTTTATTTGTAGAGTGCAAAAATATCCATAGAAACCTTGAAAACGCATACAGAAAAAACCTTGCCGATTACAAAGATACTATCCCCCATTTTTTCCATCATAACGCTATCATTATGCTTGCCAACGGCGAAAAAGCAAAAATAGGAAGCATAACCGCAGGTTACGAACACTTCCACGATTGGAAACGATTATCTGAATCCGACCCGGGTATTATAGATATGGAAACACTTCTTAAAGGGGTTTGTGATAAAAACAATTTCTTGGATATTTTTGAGAATTTTATTCTTTATGACGATTCTAAAGGCAAAAGAATAAAGATACTTGCAAAGAACCACCAGTATCTTGGCGTGAACAAAGTAATCAAAGCCCTAAAAAATCCTTCCAGAGCAAAAGGCAAACTTGGAGTATTTTGGCATACCCAGGGTGCAGGTAAAAGTTACTCTATGGTATTTTTTACCACCAAGGTACATAGAAAGATAGCAGGTAACTATACGTTTCTTATATGTACTGACCGCGACGACCTCGATAAACAGATTTACCAGACTTTTGCAGGGTGTGGCATAGTGGATAACGATAGAAATCCGTGTCGACCCGAAAGCGGCAAGCACCTTGCCAAACTAATGAGGCAACACAAGGCTTATGTATTTACCACAATTCAAAAATTCAATCAAGACGTTAACACCGATGAGGGTTATACCAAGAGAGACGATATAATTGTTATTACAGACGAGGCACACCGTACGCAATACGGCAATCTTGCACTCAATATGCGTAAAGCCCTGCCAAACGCCAACTTTATAGGATTTACAGGCACACCTTTGTTTAAAGATGAGGAAATCACTTCACAAGTTTTCGGTAACTATGTTTCCACATACGATTTCCAAAGAGCAGTGGAAGACAAATCCACGGTTCCTCTTTATTACGATTCCCGGGGCGATACACTCGGGGTGTCTACTTCGGATATTAATGAACGGCTTGCAGAAAAACTGGAGCAGGTAGATACAGAAGATATCAATTTGAGGGCACGCCTTGAAAAAGAACTCAGAAGAGATTATCACATAATCACGGCAAAGAGAAGGCTTAAAGATATAGCCCAAGATTTTGTCGAGCATTACACAACTTCATGGGAAGCAGGCAAGGCGATGTTTATATGTATTGATAAACTCACTTGTGTCAAAATGCACAAGCTCATAAATCTATACTGGAAGAATAAAGAGGAAGAATTGTCAAACTTATTAAAGTCTGCCTCAGATGAAACCAGAGAAGAACTATCAAATCAACTTAAATGGATGCAAGAGACAAAAATGGCAGTAATTGTCAGCGAAGAACAGGGAGAAGTAGACAAGTTTAGAAAATGTGGGTTTGATATCACTCCTCACCGCAGATTGATGAAAAACGGGTTTGAACTTTCAGACGGAACACGGATTGATGTTGATTCCGCATTCAAAAAAGAGGAGCATCCTTTCCGCATAGCCATTGTTTGTGCTATGTGGCTTACAGGTTTTGATGTGCCAAGCCTTGCAAACCTTTACCTTGATAAACCACTTAAAGCTCACACTCTAATGCAAGCGATAGCAAGAGCTAATCGTGTTAACAAGGATAAAAACAATGGGCTTATTATAGATTATTGTGGCATCCTCAAGAATTTAAGAAAGGCACTTGCCACATTTGCTGGAACAACCGATAAAGGCAGGCAAGGTAGCCCTGGATTGGAAAAGGTAGACCCCACAAGAACCAAAGAACAACTTCTGGGAGAATTGAGAGAAACCATTAAGATGGTGAAAGAATTTCTGTCAGATGAAAAAGTGTCGCTGACCGACATCATAAATTCGAGTGGATTTGAGAGAAACAGCAATATTGTTCTGATCAAAGAAGCTGTAAATGTCAATGATGAAACCAGAAAAAAATTTGAAGTAATATGCAGAGAAGTTTTTATTAAGTTTAAGGCATGCCTCACTATACCGGAAGTAAATGAATACCGAGGTTATTACAGCGCTATCAACATTATATATAAAAGCTTGCAGGAAGACAGGGAATCTGCAGATATAAGCAATATTATCAAGAAGTTGCATAAAATAGTAGATGAAGCGGTTGTTACAGGCACACCTTTAGAAGACAAAAGCGCACCTTATGATGTAAGTAAAATTGATTTTAACCTACTTCGAACTGAATTTGAAAAAACCAGAGCTAAAAATACTGTGGTGCAAGAATTAAAAACTGTTATTGAGAAAAAATTGCAGCAGCTTATTATGAAGAATCCCCTTCGGACAAACTTCCAGGAACATTATGAAAGAATCATTGATGAGTACAACAAAGAAAAAGACAGAAAAAGTATTGAAGCTACATTTGAAGCCCTTTTGAAATTTTATGAGGATTTGGATAACGAAGAAAAAAGAGCATTGAAAGAGGGTATGGACGAAGAAACGCTTGCAATATATGACCTTCTTGCAAAACCGCAATTAACGCCTTCAGAGATTAAAAAAATAAAAAGAGTTGCTGAAGCGTTGCTGGTAAAACTAAAAGAAAAATTACAAGGACTCTATAACTGGCAGAACAGAGAACCCACAAGGGATGCAGTAAGAAGCTTGATTAGAGATTTCTTATGGGATGAAAAAACAGGATTACCCCTGCAATGTTATGCTCATACTGAAGTTGTTAAAAAAGCACAAGATGTTTTCTATCATATATATCGAGCTTATCCTTCAGTGCCATCTCCTTATTATGAGAATTAA